ACTTATTTAAATTTTGGCATTCCATATAATCAATAGTATTTCAATTTATAACAATATTATAACTACAAACAGCTTTTTACGTTTTAGAAGTCATTAAGATCCTTTGAGGCAGCTATGTTTTAATACACTTTGGAATACGATCTAAACAAGCCACTCTACTCCACTATGTATCATCAATGTATTGGTGCCTCATGTTAGTTGATACTGTAGATCTATAGTATGTAATTTCTTAGGTATGGAGGCTTCTTTCTGTGTGGGTTGCATCCAAGAAACAACGCATTACCTTGATATTTCTTCAGAAAagaaactagaaaaaaaaaatgcgttTTTTAATTAGAAGGAGACTTGCAACGAAGTTTTTAGCGCACTctctagaaaaaaataattacctTGGGTGTCATGAAGGAAAAGCATGATTCCTTGAGCTGTTTGATTGAGCTTCCATTGAGAAGAAATTGATAAGCCATATAAGATAACCTACATGGAGGCTTATTTATGCCGATTTGCGCAGTTTGATAGCACCGTACATGCTTTTCGGCCATGTATATTAAAAGTTTCAGCAACATCTGGGAGAGGCAGAGATACACCTGCTTCTAAATAATAACTGGAGACTCAAAACGAGTACACAGAACATGTAATTAACTAAAACCAATTGCACTGCATTCACAGATAGTAGATAATTAACTCAAAGCCCAAATGAtcaaagatttaaattttaagtgaaACAAAAAAACTAGAAGTTAAGCAGAGTCAAAACTATGAGTTGTTCAAGAGAAATTTCAGAACATCTATGCTACAGAACAACTGAAAATGAAAGGACAAGCAGCTTTTACATCTTTATATGATAGCACTTACAGAATAGATTTATCCTGTATCTGTCACACAAAGAAATCCGAAAAGATCCATCTATAATATTTCGTCCTCATGCTCTGAGTCTCTGACTGTGACGAGTGATCATGATTCCAATAGAACAGAGTGCTTGCTTTTTTGGTATTTTTTGAGGTTTGAAGAAGTGCATGGTGAAGATTTCGAAGTTAATAAGACAACTAAAATGAACAGTCCCAGCACTTTCGTAACAAACTCAAGGGATTCAATGGCAGTCCATCCTGATCACTACACGggaaagcaaaaaaagaaataatgctAAAAGTAATTCTCTTTATTAGTATAATATGGCAAACATATCCAAAGTCAAACAAGTACATGAAAACAGGGAGATCATGTTTGCTTATTCAAAGAAACTAGTCCAGAGGACATAACAAGTAGTTCGTGAGCAGTATTCTAGTTGTTGTTGTCCATCCAGAATTGAGCCTGGAGCCAATCCACAGTCTTTTTGTCCAGTTGAAAGGCCTTGGCAAGAACGTCATCAGAGATGGGTGGCTTCGCTCCAAAGACCGCATTGGCTATGGTGATCACACCAGGGTTCTGGCTGCTCAGACCAGCAATGGCAACGGCACCGTTCTTGCCGTTGTTGAATTGGAAGTGGATGAGACCTTGAGGAAATACGAACACATCACCCTCGTGAAGGACCTTGGTGAAGAGCTGGTTGGGGTTGGAAGTAACGAAGCCGACGTAGAGCGTGCCTTCTAGCACTGTGAGGATCTCAGTTCCTCTTGGATGGGTGTGAGGAGGGTTGACACCGTAGGGTGCAAAGTCTAGGCGAGCTAGCGAGATGCCAAGGGTGTTGAGTCCAGGAATTTGGTTCACATTTACTTGGGTCACATTAGACCCAAGCTTGTTTCCCGTGTCACGGGGCTTGTCAAGTCCCCAGAAGAAGAAATCTTCGGCTTTGGCCATCTTCGGGTCCTTGCAGACGAACCCATTCACAAACACTGCAACAATTATAAAAACGATTAAGTACTTGGACAAGATATATGGAAGCTCGTCAGTGCAGGTTGGTTAGTTCTCGATGAACCGTAgcttatgcatgcatgcatgattaCAAATGTCACAACTCATGAAATTAAATGTTGATCAGGAGGAGTACCATCTGATTCACGATCAGCGACACAGAAGTCTTGGAGTTGACTAGGATCAGAAGCAATGGCATGAGATGAAGCCAGAGCAAGAAGAGCAAGGAAGAGGAAATGGGAACCCATgtattctctctctctagctAGCAGAAGGATGGACAAGGGATATGGAGCAAAGTGTTGTGGGAGGAGTTGAcatatatagggggagattggGTTGATAAGGCTCGATTTAGTCATCGGACTTCACTAAAAAAAAGAGGAGTAAACCATGTTAGGTAAGTCGCATGCCATGGTTTTCCAATGTTTCTCCATGTGTTTGCTATTGATCAAGTAAAAGTTTGAGGAAGTCTCCGCCCTGATAACGTGGACAGAAAATAAGGACGAAGCCGTCCGGagagaggaaatggagggataTTATAGTGTCAAGTTAACCATCCAAACATAAATAGTGGTTTTTCTTAATCTgcattattatatataatttctgaTATCAGTCAGCGAGCAGTTGAAGCCACCTAACTGGTTAAAATAGCGAATACGATGACGACACCTTGCTTTCTACCGGAAGCATATTCTATTACAATGGGGTGTTGGTCCCATTCAAGAACCCCATGATGTTTTCAGACAATGCCAAGACTTCCAGATCCCCGTATAGTTTTTTCCCCCTTATAATAAACTGCATTATTCCATTAATTTCATCAAATGAAACAGTTTttataatatcaaaatataaaagcttaagtgtTTTCTTCGAGCGCCGACCAGTTATCACTCCCTTTTCATGATTGCATGTAACATTTACGTGCCATATATCAGTTCATATGCAATGGGAGAATAGTATTACAAAAAGTTTTGGTTTTAGTTACGAAAGCCTTTTATATTAGTTTTGGTTTGGATCTAGTCAATTACTTTTAAAATTGCATGATGATAGTGGCTATGCGATAGTAGTGCGAGAGAAGATAGTGGTGGTTGATGGCGGCAATTAAAAGGATGCTATGATGTTACTATGGTGGCAATGCTGGTGGGACCACTAACAATGTGGTCGTTAGAATACTAATGGTGATGATGGACTGGTAAAGATTGGTATCATCTCCAAGATGGTGTAGGTGTTGAGGTTGGCATTTGCGTCGACCACATGGCACAACCCTATGAGCCCTAAATTGGTGCCCTAAAGATGATGCAAGGCCTAGGATGAACAACTTTTCAAATAATTATATCGAAGTCTTGATTTATTTATAATCTACATGATTTCTATAATTAATCACCAATCAATAAGTTTCATACAGAGCTAGATTAAGTAACATCATAATCCATGCAATATCATATCAATAGATTATAAACATagtaatttgtataaaatatccACAATTATACAAGCTACATTTATATACAAAACATCCATAATTATGTAGATAATTGTGTTGAGAGATTTTTACCTCTATCGATGACAAACTCAAATTTGCGTACACCAATCTACTCATCAATCTATAAACTGGGGGGCAAAATGGTCTACTTAACACCTTCTTGCCTAGACGATTTCTCACCTTCTACAGTCGCATAACACCGACTCAAGATCCCTAGTTATTGGGAATCGTTGGGTTTGATCCAAATAGATCCTATTGGATGTGACCCACATTTATATgatatctatttttatttttttacaagATTTTAACATGAGTTTTAAGATAAAACCTCCAATACGGTGCTTATGctatttcattattttattttctcataactcaaataggagataatgcctaTACCATCCTGATCACTGGCTCTACATTTGATGGATAAGTTGAAAATTAGGAGAGGCTTCGAGTCTTCtgatttctatatatatatgcaagagATTCAAAGACTATGGATACGAGAGTCTTTTAGTGAAAGAAAACTAACTGCAGCTCCTTTTGCActgtaatatttaattttagattcCTAACTAATTccttttatgttattttatattttaatcataAAGTTCTTGCTCCCTATATTCAGCTCCATATTTcaatttttctcttttgtttcAATTACAAAATGATCTTTGCCGATCTATTCCACATATTATAATTTACTGATTAGCATTATATTTGAGCTACATCCAACTAAATATCCTACAATACAAACTTTTGaatctattttttattatattttaatatttttagaaagcttaaaatttttaaattaggaaaactattatttatattaGTTATGCGGGCATGGTTGTGGTCCACAACTCGTGCAAGTGCAAAGTatcattgaaaaataaatttaaaggcATCCcattgtgtgtgagagagaaagaaaagagcaaGATATAGGATATATAAGATCTATACTTTAGCCATTCCTGATCAATTTCAATTTTTAACCCGATTTAATCCACAAGTTTCCAAAAATAGATCAGGTTGGGATCGTGTTGGGTCATAAGTTGTTTCAACCAATTTGCAACCCGAGCAAATTGTTAGAGTAAAGAAGATGATAGAAAATGaaattgcccaatcttttgCAAAATTTACTATTTTCTAAGGGAGTAGAAAATTTTTTGTTGTGATGGTTATTACATAGAAAATATCTTGGTGTTTTTTGTTGGATTCATTTAATTGGAGCATCTCGTGAGGCAGACAAGTTCTACAGGATCATTTAATTCCATTTTTTGCTTGCCTAGCTCGTGTGCAGCTTGAAAATTGAATTTCTCTTGCTTTTGCACGTGTTACGGCTAGGTATAAACTAAGGCTAGGAAAAGTGTTAAAAGTTTTTCAAGTCAATAAAATAACTAAAACGAGGAGTCGTTCATCAACAATATATATTATTGCTTATGCAAATCGATGGGTATTGTTTGCTTATTCAAATAGAACAGTACAAATAATTGCGTCCAAATTTTCCATCAGGAAGCTTAGCTTGTATGCAGTTTTCTAGTTGTTGTTGTCCATCCAGAATTGGGCCTGGAGCCAGTCCACGGTCTTCTTGTCCAATTGAAAGGCCTTGGCAAGAACAAAATCAGAGATTGGTGGCTTCGCTCCAAAGACTGCATTGGCTATAGTGATCACGCCagggttctggctgctgagaGCGGTAATGGCAACAGCATTTGTCTTCCCATAGTTGAATTGGAAATGGATGAGGCCTTGAGGAAATACGAACACATCGCCCTTGTTAAGGACCTTAGTGAAGAGCTGGTTGTTGGGGCTATTAGATGTGACGAAGCCGACATGGAGCGTGCCTTCCAACACCGTAAGGATCTCCGTACCCCTTGGGTGGATGTGAGGAGGGTTGACTCCATAGGGTGCAAAGTCCAAGCGAGCCAGCGAGATGCCAAGCGTGTTGAGCCCAGGAATCTGGTTCACGTTGACTTGAGTCACGTTAGACCCAAGTTTGTTCCCTGTGTCGCGGGGCTTGTCtaggccatagaagaagaaaTCTTCGGCTTTGGCAAGCTTTGGGTCCTTGCAAACGAACCCATTTACAAGCACTGCATGAACAATTGCAAGGAAGAGGTAAGTATATACAACGACATATCATAGAAACTCATCATTAGCATCTTTGAAGTTGCGTTGACAGGTAAATTAAGGAAAATTACGCA
This is a stretch of genomic DNA from Phoenix dactylifera cultivar Barhee BC4 chromosome 9, palm_55x_up_171113_PBpolish2nd_filt_p, whole genome shotgun sequence. It encodes these proteins:
- the LOC120112033 gene encoding putative germin-like protein 2-1, whose translation is MGSHFLFLALLALASSHAIASDPSQLQDFCVADRESDVFVNGFVCKDPKMAKAEDFFFWGLDKPRDTGNKLGSNVTQVNVNQIPGLNTLGISLARLDFAPYGVNPPHTHPRGTEILTVLEGTLYVGFVTSNPNQLFTKVLHEGDVFVFPQGLIHFQFNNGKNGAVAIAGLSSQNPGVITIANAVFGAKPPISDDVLAKAFQLDKKTVDWLQAQFWMDNNN
- the LOC120112034 gene encoding putative germin-like protein 2-1, coding for MAAHFLFLALLALASSHAIASDPSQLQDFCVADLKSNVLVNGFVCKDPKLAKAEDFFFYGLDKPRDTGNKLGSNVTQVNVNQIPGLNTLGISLARLDFAPYGVNPPHIHPRGTEILTVLEGTLHVGFVTSNSPNNQLFTKVLNKGDVFVFPQGLIHFQFNYGKTNAVAITALSSQNPGVITIANAVFGAKPPISDFVLAKAFQLDKKTVDWLQAQFWMDNNN